One Apodemus sylvaticus chromosome 14, mApoSyl1.1, whole genome shotgun sequence DNA window includes the following coding sequences:
- the Trim38 gene encoding LOW QUALITY PROTEIN: E3 ubiquitin-protein ligase TRIM38 (The sequence of the model RefSeq protein was modified relative to this genomic sequence to represent the inferred CDS: inserted 1 base in 1 codon; deleted 1 base in 1 codon; substituted 3 bases at 3 genomic stop codons): MVYEGSDHKQEQAQEPEQEPSGGTTLSSSEHPLYSSELSLASGIYTLLIGSRMKLFAAGRIKPLPEHAQVKSLQLRIIWAAPYPITRKACLQNYHLNVSPKTGWKMLGCPLCGSAFSLENLRPNKELETTVVITDTKEDRRQTIKSDFKNLQSFLQEEEKFYLWRLENEEKQMLMRLKGSEADLQQTXERAECQIQELEAKCQGSAQKLLQVRLTXKNTLSRCEAVKLTPLKAGPLEVHTKCNVSELYFDAKTILRCHQVSLILDPSTAHLDLSLSKGGRLVTYXRYHRDLQASATRFNGLPCVLGCEDFTSGRYYFEVSVENATSWDVGVCLENXQRGFNMKEPGFGFWTIKMSEEDGRLEALTSTPTPPLHQSETPQVVGVFLDYEAGVVSFYSVTTGSHIFTFPKASFSDTLRPFFQAYQYSPLFLPAINNQGKK; this comes from the exons ATGGTGTATGAGGGatctg ACCATAAGCAGGAGCAGGCACAGGAGCCGGAGCAGGAGCCATCAGGAGGAACAACGCTGTCTTCTTCAGAGCACCCCCTCTATTCTTCAGAGCTCTCGCTGGCCTCTGGCATTTATACCCTCCTCATAGGCTCCAGAATGAAACTATTTGCAGCTGGCAGAATCAAACCCCTGCCAGAGCATGCCCAAGTCAAAAGTCTGCAGCTGCGGATAATCTGggcagccccatatcccataaCCC GCAAAGCCTGCCTTCAAAACTA tcatcTCAATGTTAGCCCAAAGACAGGATGGAAGATGTTGGGCTGTCCTTTGTGTGGTAGTGCATTTAGTTTAGAGAACCTCAGGCCAAACAAGGAGCTGGAAACCACAGTGGTAATCACT GATACCAAAGAGGATCGTAGGCAAACGATTAAGTCTGATTTCAAGAATCTCCAGAGTTTTctacaggaagaagagaagttTTATCTTTGGAGGTTGGAGAATGAGGAAAAGCAGATGCTGATGCGGCTGAAGGGCAGCGAGGCCGACCTACAGCAGACGTAGGAGAGAGCTGAGTGCCAAATTCAGGAACTGGAGGCCAAATGTCAGGGCTCAGCCCAGAAACTGCTACAGGTGAGGCT gACGTGAAAAAACACTTTGAGCAG GTGTGAGGCTGTGAAGCTAACCCCACTGAAGGCTGGTCCCCTGGAGGTTCATACTAAATGTAATGTGTCTGAGCTTTACTTCGATGCGAAGACAATATTAAGATGTCACCAAG TCAGTCTGATCCTGGATCCCAGCACAGCCCATCTTGACCTTTCTCTGTCTAAAGGTGGAAGACTAGTGACTTACTAAAGATACCACAGGGATCTTCAGGCTTCTGCCACGAGGTTTAATGGGTTACCCTGTGTCCTGGGCTGTGAGGACTTTACTTCAGGAAGATATTACTTTGAAGTCTCTGTTGAGAATGCAACCAGTTGGGATGTGGGAGTCTGTTTAGAGA TGCAGAGGGGCTTTAACATGAAGGAGCCTGGGTTTGGATTCTGGACCATCAAGATGTCTGAAGAGGACGGACGA CTTGAAGCTCTCACTTCTACCCCTACTCCTCCCCTTCATCAAAGTGAAACGCCTCAGGTTGTGGGAGTTTTTCTGGACTATGAGGCTGGAGTTGTATCTTTTTACAGTGTAACTACTGGTTCTCACATCTTCACCTTCCCTAAGGCTTCTTTCTCAGATACTCTGAGGCCCTTTTTCCAGGCTTATCAATATTCTCCTTTGTTCCTGCCTGCCATAAATAATCAAGGAAAGAAGTAG
- the H1-1 gene encoding histone H1.1: MSETAPVAQPSPAAPEKPAAAKKTKKPAKAAAPRKKPAGPSVSELIVQAVSSSKERSGVSLAALKKALAAAGYDVEKNNGRIKLGLKSLVNKGTLVQTKGTGAAGSFKLNKKAESKASTTKVSVKAKAPGAAKKPKKTAGAAAKKTAKTPKKPKKPAVSKKTSKSPKKPKVVKAKKVAKSPAKAKAVKPKAAKAKVTKPKTPAKPKKAAPKKK, translated from the coding sequence ATGTCGGAGACAGCGCCAGTCGCTCAGCCTTCTCCTGCAGCTCCCGAGAAACCTGCCGCTGCCAAGAAGACTAAGAAGCCAGCGAAAGCTGCCGCTCCTCGGAAGAAGCCCGCGGGACCTTCGGTGTCTGAGCTCATCGTGCAGGCGGTGTCTTCCTCCAAGGAGCGCAGCGGCGTGTCCCTGGCGGCGCTCAAGAAGGCTCTGGCTGCCGCGGGATACGATGTGGAGAAGAACAACGGCCGCATCAAGCTGGGGCTGAAAAGCCTGGTCAATAAGGGCACCCTGGTGCAGACCAAAGGCACCGGTGCTGCTGGTTCCTTTAAGCTGAACAAGAAggctgagtccaaggccagcacCACCAAGGTGTCCGTGAAGGCGAAAGCACCCGGCGCCGCAAAGAAACCCAAGAAGACTGCTGGGGCTGCAGCTAAGAAGACTGCCAAGACTCCCAAGAAACCCAAGAAGCCTGCAGTTTCCAAGAAGACTTCCAAGAGCCCAAAGAAGCCGAAAGTGGTGAAGGCCAAGAAGGTAGCCAAGAGCCCTGCCAAGGCGAAGGCAGTGAAGCCTAAGGCTGCTAAGGCAAAGGTGACAAAGCCGAAGACCCCAGCTAAGCCCAAGAAGGCGGCGCCCAAGAAAAAGTAA
- the LOC127664452 gene encoding histone H3.1, with translation MARTKQTARKSTGGKAPRKQLATKAARKSAPATGGVKKPHRYRPGTVALREIRRYQKSTELLIRKLPFQRLVREIAQDFKTDLRFQSSAVMALQEACEAYLVGLFEDTNLCAIHAKRVTIMPKDIQLARRIRGERA, from the coding sequence ATGGCTCGCACCAAGCAGACAGCCCGCAAGTCCACCGGCGGCAAGGCCCCGCGTAAGCAGCTGGCCACCAAGGCCGCCCGTAAGAGCGCCCCGGCCACGGGCGGCGTGAAGAAGCCCCACCGCTACCGGCCCGGCACCGTGGCGCTGCGCGAGATCCGGCGCTACCAGAAGTCGACCGAGCTGCTGATCCGCAAGCTGCCGTTCCAGCGCCTGGTGCGCGAGATCGCGCAGGACTTCAAGACCGACCTGCGCTTCCAGAGCTCGGCCGTCATGGCCCTGCAGGAAGCTTGCGAGGCCTACCTGGTGGGTCTGTTTGAGGACACCAACCTGTGCGCCATCCACGCCAAGCGTGTCACCATCATGCCCAAGGACATCCAGCTGGCCCGCCGCATCCGCGGGGAGAGGGCGTAA
- the LOC127664465 gene encoding histone H4 has translation MSGRGKGGKGLGKGGAKRHRKVLRDNIQGITKPAIRRLARRGGVKRISGLIYEETRGVLKVFLENVIRDAVTYTEHAKRKTVTAMDVVYALKRQGRTLYGFGG, from the coding sequence ATGTCTGGTCGCGGTAAAGGCGGTAAGGGTCTGGGCAAAGGCGGCGCCAAGCGCCACCGCAAAGTCCTGCGCGATAACATCCAGGGCATCACCAAGCCCGCCATCCGCCGCCTGGCCCGGCGCGGGGGAGTGAAGCGCATCTCCGGCCTCATCTACGAGGAGACCCGCGGCGTGCTGAAGGTGTTCCTGGAGAACGTGATCCGCGACGCCGTCACCTACACGGAGCACGCCAAGCGCAAGACCGTCACCGCCATGGACGTGGTCTACGCGCTCAAGCGCCAGGGCCGCACCCTCTACGGCTTCGGCGGTTAA
- the LOC127664450 gene encoding histone H3 produces the protein MARTKQTARKSTGGKAPRKQLATKAARKSAPATGGVKKPHRYRPGTVALREIRRYQKSTELLIRKLPFQRLVREIAQDFKTDLRFQSSAVMALQEASEAYLVGLFEDTNLCAIHAKRVTIMPKDIQLARRIRGERA, from the coding sequence ATGGCTCGCACCAAGCAGACAGCCCGCAAGTCCACCGGCGGCAAGGCCCCGCGCAAGCAGCTGGCCACCAAGGCCGCCCGCAAGAGCGCCCCGGCCACGGGCGGCGTGAAGAAGCCCCACCGCTACCGGCCCGGCACCGTGGCGCTGCGCGAGATCCGGCGCTACCAGAAGTCAACCGAGCTGCTGATCCGCAAGCTGCCGTTCCAGCGCTTGGTGCGCGAGATCGCGCAGGACTTCAAGACCGACCTGCGCTTCCAGAGCTCGGCCGTCATGGCCCTGCAGGAGGCGAGCGAGGCCTACCTGGTGGGTCTGTTTGAGGACACCAACCTGTGCGCCATCCACGCCAAGCGTGTCACCATCATGCCCAAGGACATCCAGCTGGCCCGCCGCATCCGCGGGGAGAGGGCGTAA
- the LOC127664437 gene encoding LOW QUALITY PROTEIN: histone H2A.v2-like (The sequence of the model RefSeq protein was modified relative to this genomic sequence to represent the inferred CDS: deleted 1 base in 1 codon), with the protein MPEPSKSAPAPKKGSKKAISKAQKKDGKKRKRSRKESYSVYVYKVLKQVHPDTGISSKAMGIMNSFVNDIFERIAGEASRLAHYNKRSTITSRRSRRPCACCCPGSWPSTLCPRAPRPSPSTPAPSPTLVLLFCLLSLVIAVVMSGRGKQGGKARAKAKTRSSRAGLQFPVGRVHRLLRKGNYSERVGAGAPVYLAAVLEYLTAEILELAGNAARDNKKTRIIPRHLQLAIRNDEELNKLLGRVTIAQGGVLPNIQAVLLPKKTESHHKAKGK; encoded by the exons ATGCCTGAGCCATCTAAATCTGCACCAGCCCCTAAGAAAGGGTCTAAGAAAGCTATCTCTAAAGCTCAGAAAAAGGATGGAAAGAAGCGCAAGCGCAGCCGCAAGGAGAGCTACTCGGTGTATGTGTACAAGGTGCTGAAGCAAGTGCACCCCGACACGGGCATCTCCTCCAAGGCCATGGGCATCATGAACTCGTTCGTGAACGACATCTTCGAGCGCATCGCGGGCGAGGCGTCGCGCCTGGCGCATTACAACAAGCGCTCGACCATCACGTCCCGG AGATCCAGACGGCCGTGCGCCTGCTGCTGCCCGGGGAGCTGGCCAAGCACGCTGTGTCCGAGGGCACCAAGGCCGTCACCAAGTACACCAGCTCCAA GTCCTACTCTAGTCCTTCTGTTTTGCTTGTTATCCTTAGTGATAGCAGTAGTAATGTCTGGACGCGGCAAGCAAGGCGGCAAGGCTCGCGCCAAGGCCAAGACCCGCTCGTCCCGCGCCGGCCTGCAGTTCCCCGTGGGCCGCGTGCACCGGCTGCTCCGCAAGGGCAACTACTCGGAGCGCGTGGGCGCCGGCGCCCCGGTGTACCTGGCGGCCGTGCTGGAGTACCTGACGGCCGAGATCCTGGAGCTGGCGGGCAACGCGGCCCGCGACAACAAGAAGACGCGCATCATCCCGCGCCACCTGCAGCTGGCCATCCGCAACGACGAGGAGCTCAACAAGCTGCTGGGCCGCGTCACCATCGCGCAGGGCGGTGTCCTGCCCAACATCCAGGCCGTGCTGCTGCCCAAGAAGACCGAGAGCCACCACAAGGCCAAGGGAAAATAA
- the LOC127664445 gene encoding histone H2A type 1-B-like, giving the protein MPSTIGQQKKAILTNRTVTFRGSTKSVRTSTVVEYLISKPLSMSGRGKQGGKARAKAKTRSSRAGLQFPVGRVHRLLRKGNYSERVGAGAPVYLAAVLEYLTAEILELAGNAARDNKKTRIIPRHLQLAIRNDEELNKLLGRVTIAQGGVLPNIQAVLLPKKTESHHKAKGK; this is encoded by the coding sequence ATGCCATCTACTATTGGACAGCAGAAGAAAGCGATTTTGACCAATAGGACGGTGACATTTCGTGGCTCCACAAAATCTGTAAGAACTTCAACAGTAGTTGAATATCTTATTTCTAAACCTTTAAGTATGTCTGGACGCGGCAAGCAGGGCGGCAAGGCTCGCGCCAAGGCCAAGACCCGCTCCTCCCGCGCCGGCCTGCAGTTCCCCGTGGGCCGCGTGCACCGGCTGCTCCGCAAGGGCAACTACTCGGAGCGCGTGGGCGCCGGCGCCCCGGTGTACCTGGCGGCCGTGCTGGAGTACCTGACGGCCGAGATCCTGGAGCTGGCGGGCAACGCGGCCCGCGACAACAAGAAGACGCGCATCATCCCGCGCCACCTGCAGCTGGCCATCCGCAACGACGAGGAGCTCAACAAGCTGCTGGGCCGCGTCACCATCGCGCAGGGCGGCGTCCTGCCCAACATCCAGGCCGTGCTGCTGCCCAAGAAGACCGAGAGCCACCACAAGGCCAAGGGGAAGTGA
- the H1-2 gene encoding histone H1.2, whose amino-acid sequence MSETAPAAPAAAPPAEKTPTKKKAAKKPAGVRRKASGPPVSELITKAVSASKERSGVSLAALKKALAAAGYDVEKNNSRIKLGLKSLVSKGTLVQTKGTGASGSFKLNKKAASGEAKPKTKKAGAAKAKKPAGAAKKPKKATGAATPKKAAKKTPKKAKKPAAAAVTKKVAKSPKKAKVTKAKKVKSASKAVKPKAAKPKVAKAKKVAAKKK is encoded by the coding sequence ATGTCGGAGACTGCTCCTGCCGCCCCCGCCGCCGCGCCCCCTGCGGAGAAGACGCCTACAAAGAAGAAGGCGGCCAAGAAGCCCGCTGGGGTGCGCCGCAAGGCGTCTGGACCCCCGGTGTCCGAGCTCATCACCAAGGCTGTGTCCGCCTCCAAGGAGCGCAGCGGGGTCTCCCTGGCCGCGCTCAAGAAGGCGCTGGCGGCCGCGGGATACGATGTGGAGAAGAACAACAGCCGCATCAAGCTGGGGCTGAAGAGCCTGGTGAGCAAGGGTACCCTGGTGCAGACCAAGGGCACCGGCGCCTCCGGCTCCTTCAAACTCAACAAGAAGGCGGCTTCCGGCGAGGCCAAGCCCAAGACGAAGAAGGCAGGCGCGGCTAAGGCGAAGAAGCCTGCGGGTGCAGCCAAGAAGCCCAAGAAGGCGACCGGAGCCGCCACACCCAAAAAGGCGGCCAAGAAGACCCCGAAGAAGGCGAAGAAGCCCGCGGCTGCTGCTGTGACCAAGAAAGTGGCCAAGAGCCCCAAGAAAGCGAAGGTCACCAAGGCCAAGAAGGTCAAGAGCGCCTCTAAGGCTGTAAAGCCGAAGGCTGCCAAGCCCAAGGTTGCTAAGGCCAAGAAGGTTGCAGCCAAGAAAAAGTAG